One genomic region from Rattus norvegicus strain BN/NHsdMcwi chromosome 10, GRCr8, whole genome shotgun sequence encodes:
- the Gast gene encoding gastrin precursor, translated as MPRLCVCMLVLVLALATFSEASWKPRSQLQDASSGPRTNGALEQHQLEKLGPASHHRRQLGPQGPQHFIADLSKKQRPPMEEEEEAYGWMDFGRRSAEEEDQYN; from the exons ATGCCtcgactgtgtgtgtgcatgctagtCTTAGTGCTGGCTCTAGCTACCTTCTCGGAAGCTTCTTGGAAACCTCGCTCCCAGCTACAGGATGCATCCTCTGGACCAAGGACCAATGGGGCCCTGGAACAGCACCAGCTAGAAAAGCTGGGCCCAGCCTCTCACCATCGGAGACAGCTGGGGCCCCAAGGTCCGCAACACTTCATAGCAG ATCTGTCCAAGAAACAGAGGCCACcaatggaggaagaagaggaagcatACGGATGGATGGACTTTGGTCGCCGTAGCGCTGAGGAAGAAGACCAGTATAACTAG
- the Hap1 gene encoding huntingtin-associated protein 1 isoform B (isoform B is encoded by transcript variant 2) → MRPKEQVQSSAGDGTGSGDPATGTPTTQPAADPAPEPSAEPKPAPAQGTGSGQKSGSRTKTGGSFCRSRIRGDSDAPWTRYIFQGPYGPRATGLGTGRAEGIWKTPAAYIGRRPGVSGPERAAFIRELQEALCPNPLPRKKITEDDIKVMLYLLEEKERDLNTAARIGQSLVKQNSVLMEENNKLETMLGSAREEILHLRKQVNLRDDLLQLYSDSDDDEEDEEDEEEEEGEEEEREGQRDQDQQHDHPYGAPKPPPKAETLHHCPQLEALKQKLKLLEEENDHLREEASHLDNLEDKEQMLILECVEQFSEASQQMAELSEVLVLRLEGYERQQKEITQLQAEITKLQQRCQSYGAQTEKLQQQLASEKGVHPESLRAGSHMQDYGSRPRERQEDGKSHRQRSSMPAGSVTHYGYSVPLDALPSFPETLAEELRTSLRKFITDPAYFMERCDTRCREERKKEQGTMPPPPVQDLKPPEDFEAPEELVPEEELGAIEEVGTAEDGPAEETEQASEETEAWEEVEPEVDEATRMNVVVSALEASGLGPSHLDMKYVLQQLSNWQDAHSKRQQKQKVVPKDSPAPQQQTNMGGGIVEQQPIVPTQDSQRLEEDRATHSPSAREEEGPSGAT, encoded by the exons ATGCGCCCGAAGGAGCAGGTGCAGAGCAGTGCCGGGGACGGGACGGGGTCGGGGGACCCAGCAACAGGCACCCCCACGACCCAGCCTGCAGCGGATCCCGCTCCGGAGCCCTCGGCAGAGCCCAAACCTGCTCCGGCGCAGGGAACCGGGTCCGGACAGAAATCAGGATCCCGAACCAAGACAGGAGGAAGCTTTTGTAGGTCCAGGATCCGTGGCGACTCGGACGCACCATGGACCCGCTACATATTCCAGGGGCCTTACGGTCCCCGGGCTACTGGCCTGGGCACTGGAAGGGCTGAGGGAATCTGGAAGACGCCAGCCGCGTACATCGGCCGAAGGCCCGGCGTGTCCGGCCCTGAGCGCGCGGCGTTTATTCGAGAGCTGCAGGAAG CGCTGTGTCCTAATCCACTGCCCAGGAAGAAGATCACCGAAGATGATATCAAAGTGATGTTGTATTTGCTGGAAGAG AAAGAACGGGACCTGAACACAGCCGCTCGCATCGGCCAGTCCCTGGTGAAACAGAATAGTGTTCTGATGGAGGAGAATAACAAGCTGGAAACCATGCTGGGCTCAGCCAGAGAGGAG ATTTTACATCTCCGGAAGCAGGTGAACCTGCGAGATGATCTCCTTCAGCTCTACTCGGACTCCGATGACgatgaggaggatgaagaggatgaggaagaggaagagggagaagaggaggaacgAGAAGGACAGAGGGACCAAGATCAGCAGCACGACCATCCCTATGGTGCCCCCAAGCC GCCCCCTAAGGCTGAGACGCTGCACCACTGCCCACAGCTGGAAGCCCTGAAGCAGAAGCTGaaactgctggaagaagagaaCGACCATCTTCGAGAGGAG GCCTCCCACCTTGACAACCTGGAAGACAAAGAACAGATGCTCATTCTGGAGTGTGTGGAACAGTTTT CTGAAGCCAGCCAGCAGATGGCAGAGCTATCCGAGGTGTTGGTGCTGAGGCTGGAAGGCTATgagaggcagcagaaggagatcACTCAGCTGCAGGCCGAGATCACCAAGCTACAACAGCGTTGTCAGTCT TATGGGGCCCAGACGGAGAAACTGCAGCAGCAGCTGGCCTCAGAGAAGGGAGTCCACCCAGAG AGCCTGCGAGCTGGCTCCCACATGCAGGATTATGGAAGCAGGCCTCGTGAACGCCAGGAGGATGGGAAGAGCCATCGTCAGCGTTCCTCAATGCCTGCAGGTTCTGTCACCCACTATGGATACAGTGTGCCTCTG GATGCACTTCCAAGTTTCCCAGAGACACTGGCGGAGGAGCTCCGGACATCCCTGAGGAAGTTCATCACTGACCCTGCGTATTTCATGGAGAG ATGTGACACTCGCTGCAGAGAGGAACGAAAGAAGGAGCAGGGGACAATGCCACCCCCACCGGTGCAAGATCTCAAGCCGCCTGAAGATTTCGAGGCTCCAGAGGAGCTGGTTCCTGAGGAGGAGCTGGGGGCCATAGAAGAGGTGGGGACAGCTGAGGATGGGCCGGCAGAAGAGACAGAGCAGGCATCTGAGGAGACCGAGGCCTGGGAGGAGGTGGAACCGGAGGTGGACGAGGCCACAAGGATGAATGTGGTGGTCTCTGCCCTGGAGGCCAGCGGCCTGGGCCCTTCACACCTGGACATGAAGTATGTCCTCCAGCAACTGTCCAACTGGCAGGACGCCCATTCTAAGcggcagcagaagcagaaggtggTCCCGAAAG ACTCCCCAGCCCCGCAGCAGCAAACAAACATGGGGGGCGGGATCGTGGAGCAGCAGCCCATAGTGCCGACCCAGGACTCTCAGAGGCTGGAGGAGGACAGGGCCACTCACTCTCCCAGTGCCAGGGAGGAAGAGGGGCCTTCTGGGGCCACCTAG
- the Hap1 gene encoding huntingtin-associated protein 1 isoform A (isoform A is encoded by transcript variant 1) has translation MRPKEQVQSSAGDGTGSGDPATGTPTTQPAADPAPEPSAEPKPAPAQGTGSGQKSGSRTKTGGSFCRSRIRGDSDAPWTRYIFQGPYGPRATGLGTGRAEGIWKTPAAYIGRRPGVSGPERAAFIRELQEALCPNPLPRKKITEDDIKVMLYLLEEKERDLNTAARIGQSLVKQNSVLMEENNKLETMLGSAREEILHLRKQVNLRDDLLQLYSDSDDDEEDEEDEEEEEGEEEEREGQRDQDQQHDHPYGAPKPPPKAETLHHCPQLEALKQKLKLLEEENDHLREEASHLDNLEDKEQMLILECVEQFSEASQQMAELSEVLVLRLEGYERQQKEITQLQAEITKLQQRCQSYGAQTEKLQQQLASEKGVHPESLRAGSHMQDYGSRPRERQEDGKSHRQRSSMPAGSVTHYGYSVPLDALPSFPETLAEELRTSLRKFITDPAYFMERCDTRCREERKKEQGTMPPPPVQDLKPPEDFEAPEELVPEEELGAIEEVGTAEDGPAEETEQASEETEAWEEVEPEVDEATRMNVVVSALEASGLGPSHLDMKYVLQQLSNWQDAHSKRQQKQKVVPKGECSRRGHPPASGTSYRSSTL, from the exons ATGCGCCCGAAGGAGCAGGTGCAGAGCAGTGCCGGGGACGGGACGGGGTCGGGGGACCCAGCAACAGGCACCCCCACGACCCAGCCTGCAGCGGATCCCGCTCCGGAGCCCTCGGCAGAGCCCAAACCTGCTCCGGCGCAGGGAACCGGGTCCGGACAGAAATCAGGATCCCGAACCAAGACAGGAGGAAGCTTTTGTAGGTCCAGGATCCGTGGCGACTCGGACGCACCATGGACCCGCTACATATTCCAGGGGCCTTACGGTCCCCGGGCTACTGGCCTGGGCACTGGAAGGGCTGAGGGAATCTGGAAGACGCCAGCCGCGTACATCGGCCGAAGGCCCGGCGTGTCCGGCCCTGAGCGCGCGGCGTTTATTCGAGAGCTGCAGGAAG CGCTGTGTCCTAATCCACTGCCCAGGAAGAAGATCACCGAAGATGATATCAAAGTGATGTTGTATTTGCTGGAAGAG AAAGAACGGGACCTGAACACAGCCGCTCGCATCGGCCAGTCCCTGGTGAAACAGAATAGTGTTCTGATGGAGGAGAATAACAAGCTGGAAACCATGCTGGGCTCAGCCAGAGAGGAG ATTTTACATCTCCGGAAGCAGGTGAACCTGCGAGATGATCTCCTTCAGCTCTACTCGGACTCCGATGACgatgaggaggatgaagaggatgaggaagaggaagagggagaagaggaggaacgAGAAGGACAGAGGGACCAAGATCAGCAGCACGACCATCCCTATGGTGCCCCCAAGCC GCCCCCTAAGGCTGAGACGCTGCACCACTGCCCACAGCTGGAAGCCCTGAAGCAGAAGCTGaaactgctggaagaagagaaCGACCATCTTCGAGAGGAG GCCTCCCACCTTGACAACCTGGAAGACAAAGAACAGATGCTCATTCTGGAGTGTGTGGAACAGTTTT CTGAAGCCAGCCAGCAGATGGCAGAGCTATCCGAGGTGTTGGTGCTGAGGCTGGAAGGCTATgagaggcagcagaaggagatcACTCAGCTGCAGGCCGAGATCACCAAGCTACAACAGCGTTGTCAGTCT TATGGGGCCCAGACGGAGAAACTGCAGCAGCAGCTGGCCTCAGAGAAGGGAGTCCACCCAGAG AGCCTGCGAGCTGGCTCCCACATGCAGGATTATGGAAGCAGGCCTCGTGAACGCCAGGAGGATGGGAAGAGCCATCGTCAGCGTTCCTCAATGCCTGCAGGTTCTGTCACCCACTATGGATACAGTGTGCCTCTG GATGCACTTCCAAGTTTCCCAGAGACACTGGCGGAGGAGCTCCGGACATCCCTGAGGAAGTTCATCACTGACCCTGCGTATTTCATGGAGAG ATGTGACACTCGCTGCAGAGAGGAACGAAAGAAGGAGCAGGGGACAATGCCACCCCCACCGGTGCAAGATCTCAAGCCGCCTGAAGATTTCGAGGCTCCAGAGGAGCTGGTTCCTGAGGAGGAGCTGGGGGCCATAGAAGAGGTGGGGACAGCTGAGGATGGGCCGGCAGAAGAGACAGAGCAGGCATCTGAGGAGACCGAGGCCTGGGAGGAGGTGGAACCGGAGGTGGACGAGGCCACAAGGATGAATGTGGTGGTCTCTGCCCTGGAGGCCAGCGGCCTGGGCCCTTCACACCTGGACATGAAGTATGTCCTCCAGCAACTGTCCAACTGGCAGGACGCCCATTCTAAGcggcagcagaagcagaaggtggTCCCGAAAGGTGAGTGTTCCCGCAGAGGACACCCTCCTGCCAGTGGGACAAGCTACCGATCATCAACCCTATGA